One genomic region from Esox lucius isolate fEsoLuc1 chromosome 24, fEsoLuc1.pri, whole genome shotgun sequence encodes:
- the hacd4 gene encoding very-long-chain (3R)-3-hydroxyacyl-CoA dehydratase 4 — translation MSTSSTSISRGIRKQVKRQQFSGLSDKMRLSIRLAYLFMYNLLQFCGHTWIFANMTARFLTFGKDALVDTFYTVGVVMSVCQLLSVLELFHIADEIVKGHLLLRFFQVVSRNFLLFVVIIGQEEVQREPVVCSLFYLWNTLDLLRYTHVLLSLVALRSFPMLWARYTLSIPVYIFSVITQGMTIYQALPHFESMGTYSFELSLPSPVYVHFSILLKAYLPLLAVGACVIVSHSVKERKLQLENWNKKIKRK, via the exons ATGTCAACTTCCTCGACAAGTATTTCCAGAGGTATCAGGAAACAAGTTAAGCGACAGCAATTTTCGGGGCTTTCTGATAAAATGAG aCTCAGCATCCGACTTGCTTACCTTTTCATGTATAACCTGCTTCAGTTCTGTGGACACACATGGATATTTGCAAACATGACGGCCAGGTTTCTCACATTTGGGAAAG ATGCCCTTGTCGACACTTTTTACACGGTGGGGGTCGTGATGAGTGTGTGCCAGCTGTTGTCCGTTCTGGAGCTCTTCCACATCGCCGATGAGATCGTTAAGGGACACCTTCTGCTGCGTTTCTTCCAA GTAGTCTCACGGAACTTTCTACTGTTCGTGGTGATCATTGGTCAAGAGGAGGTCCAGAGAGAACCAGTTGTGTGTTCCCTGTTTTACCTGTGGAATACTCTAGATCTTTTAAG GTATACCCACGTACTCCTGAGTTTGGTGGCTTTGCGTTCCTTTCCCATGCTGTGGGCTCGGTACACTCTGTCCATCCCCGTCTACATATTCTCAGTCATCACCCAAG GCATGACAATTTACCAAGCACTACCTCACTTTGAGTCAATGGGAACATACTCATTTGAGCTCAGTTTGCCTTCGCCTGTATACGTCCACTTCTCCATTCTGCTCAAGGCGTATTTACCTTTACTGGCTGTTG GGGCTTGTGTTATAGTGTCGCATTCAGTGAAGGAGAGAAAACTGCAACTTGAGAACTGGAACAAGaagattaaaagaaaatga